In Bryobacteraceae bacterium, the following proteins share a genomic window:
- a CDS encoding TA system VapC family ribonuclease toxin: MILLDANLLIYAYDRTSAFQRPAREWLDTQIRNAPAIGLPWVSVLAFLRILSNPQLKSSVAPEAASAALDDWMKLPNVRVVHPGERHWDILRRVLRDGQVRGRVVTDAHLAALAIEYGATLCTNDVGFRRFEGVRLEFPLR, translated from the coding sequence GTGATCCTCCTCGACGCCAACCTGTTGATCTACGCCTACGACCGGACTTCCGCGTTCCAGCGGCCGGCACGGGAGTGGCTCGACACACAAATCCGCAATGCACCGGCGATCGGGCTCCCATGGGTGAGCGTACTCGCGTTTCTCCGTATCTTGTCCAACCCACAACTGAAGTCGTCAGTGGCTCCGGAAGCGGCCTCGGCGGCATTGGACGACTGGATGAAGCTACCGAACGTGCGCGTGGTTCACCCCGGGGAACGGCACTGGGACATCTTGCGGCGCGTCCTCAGGGACGGCCAGGTTCGCGGCCGTGTGGTAACCGACGCGCATCTGGCCGCGCTGGCGATCGAGTACGGCGCGACGCTGTGCACGAACGATGTCGGGTTCCGCCGGTTCGAAGGCGTACGGCTCGAGTTCCCACTGCGATAA
- a CDS encoding DUF1553 domain-containing protein has protein sequence MNIRSIPRRLGFLAVLSAPVVLAQTPLPKDHPPLPAGNREKAARLTEAIGGAADPAAAPAKRNSFIDEHIFGKMERDGIPYAPLTSDAEFFRRIHLDLTGRVGADDDLRDFLASADPAKRDKLIDKIALSDAYKKRWAYWFGDLAMAAANRVGPGGKNIFYDWIYDNVHLNRPYNEVVKDMLTASAASNWYVGPASYVARWVVIGLKCEDTVHEDTSDELAIRSAKHFLGIDLNCVSCHDGAKHLEKINVWLAGRKRDELYRMGAFFGETRVLRRVERATTRDEYSIDDYGPGYDASARTVVRVPRRGEGKVDPVFILTGARPEARRPLRHEFARMVTSHPQFARTAVNLFWAELMGVGIVDPPLDFDLARQDPKNPPPSPWSIQPTHPELLDALAADFEKSGYDLRRLITTIAKSSAYQLSSRFPGEWKDAYSRYYARHFVRRLTAEQVHDSIVQATGLFTGVPIRGTDVVARYATEMRSPEDFKQSRPGLKDINFFLESFGQNNREYSERVNDGDITQAILLMNSPWIAKQVKAQPGGYLSHMLAEGKAPDEAIGRLFERFLNRRPEPREVAMARGLLARDPYRGYEDLQWLLVNKVDFIFNY, from the coding sequence ATGAACATTCGCTCGATCCCACGCCGGCTCGGGTTCTTGGCGGTGTTGTCCGCACCCGTTGTTCTCGCTCAGACACCGCTCCCGAAGGACCACCCGCCACTGCCGGCCGGGAACCGCGAAAAGGCCGCCCGCTTAACCGAGGCGATCGGAGGCGCGGCCGATCCGGCCGCCGCCCCGGCCAAGCGCAACAGCTTTATCGACGAACACATTTTCGGCAAGATGGAGCGCGACGGGATCCCGTACGCACCGCTCACTTCCGACGCCGAGTTCTTCCGCCGCATCCACCTAGACCTCACCGGACGTGTCGGCGCCGATGACGACCTCCGCGACTTCCTTGCCTCCGCCGACCCCGCCAAGCGCGACAAGCTCATCGACAAGATCGCGCTCTCCGACGCCTACAAGAAGCGCTGGGCCTACTGGTTCGGCGACCTCGCCATGGCCGCCGCCAACCGCGTGGGGCCCGGCGGGAAGAACATCTTCTACGACTGGATCTACGACAACGTCCATCTCAACCGCCCCTACAACGAGGTGGTCAAGGACATGCTGACCGCATCGGCGGCCAGCAACTGGTATGTCGGCCCAGCCAGCTACGTGGCGCGTTGGGTGGTGATCGGTCTCAAGTGCGAAGACACGGTCCACGAAGACACGTCGGACGAACTCGCGATTCGATCCGCCAAGCACTTTCTCGGCATCGACCTCAACTGCGTCTCCTGCCACGACGGAGCGAAACACCTCGAGAAGATCAACGTCTGGCTCGCCGGACGCAAGCGCGACGAGTTGTACAGGATGGGGGCGTTCTTCGGTGAAACCCGCGTCCTGCGGCGCGTGGAGCGGGCGACCACGCGCGATGAATACTCGATCGACGACTACGGCCCCGGCTACGACGCCTCGGCCCGCACCGTGGTCCGGGTCCCGCGGCGCGGCGAAGGGAAGGTGGACCCCGTCTTCATCCTCACCGGCGCGCGGCCCGAAGCGCGCCGTCCACTCCGCCATGAGTTCGCCCGGATGGTCACGAGCCACCCGCAGTTCGCTCGCACCGCGGTGAACCTGTTCTGGGCCGAATTGATGGGCGTGGGCATTGTGGACCCGCCGCTCGATTTCGATCTGGCACGCCAGGATCCGAAGAACCCGCCGCCTTCGCCGTGGTCGATTCAGCCCACGCACCCGGAACTGCTGGACGCGCTGGCCGCGGACTTCGAGAAGTCCGGCTACGACCTGCGCCGCCTGATCACGACGATCGCCAAGTCGAGCGCGTATCAACTCTCGTCCAGGTTTCCGGGCGAGTGGAAAGACGCGTATTCGCGCTACTACGCCCGCCATTTCGTGCGCCGGCTCACCGCCGAGCAGGTGCATGACTCGATCGTGCAAGCGACGGGACTCTTCACCGGCGTTCCGATTCGCGGCACGGACGTGGTGGCCCGATACGCGACCGAGATGCGGTCACCGGAGGATTTTAAGCAGTCGCGGCCGGGGCTGAAGGACATCAATTTCTTTCTTGAGTCGTTCGGACAGAACAACCGCGAGTACTCCGAGCGGGTCAACGACGGCGACATCACACAGGCGATTCTGCTGATGAACAGTCCGTGGATCGCCAAACAGGTGAAGGCGCAGCCGGGCGGCTACCTGTCGCACATGCTCGCCGAGGGCAAGGCGCCCGACGAGGCGATCGGGCGGCTTTTCGAGCGTTTTCTCAACCGCCGGCCGGAGCCGCGAGAAGTGGCGATGGCCAGGGGTTTGCTTGCTCGCGATCCGTATCGGGGATATGAGGATCTGCAGTGGCTGCTCGTTAACAAGGTCGACTTTATCTTCAACTACTGA
- a CDS encoding serine hydrolase domain-containing protein: protein MTSSIRWLRWPALLLALVIPGMLLFMVVTAPVFYPDPGKAPSVADGDLAPQYLDPVTEARKIVRAHLSAENLPGISVAVGIGDQLVWSEGFGYADLRTHARLTPRHKLRIGTASQLITSAAAGVLLDEGRWNFDDEIQTYVPEFPRKPWPVTVRQLLGNTAGIIPDGGDESPLLRRHCKKPVEGLADFAKNDLMFEPGTQYMQSDFAWVIVSASIEAATGKPFHTFVRERVLEPAGMRATMPDPGPTGPDDDHPLENLLQDLIFDPYAVRETAPETKPQPAPDRATSYFPRLAADPTYGLHGMGQMDLSCYSGAAVFLSTPSDLVRFGMAMQNGRILRPKTVQLLQSSERLASGEETGHGLGWDLGEVSVGRQRLRTASGDGRIVGGMASSLITLPDHGMTVAVIANISYAETAPLARKIVEAFAKPVSRGAE, encoded by the coding sequence ATGACTTCCTCTATCCGCTGGCTACGCTGGCCCGCTCTGCTGCTTGCGCTGGTGATACCGGGGATGCTTCTGTTCATGGTGGTGACGGCTCCGGTCTTCTACCCGGACCCCGGCAAGGCGCCGTCCGTGGCAGATGGGGACCTGGCGCCCCAGTATCTGGACCCCGTCACGGAGGCGCGGAAGATCGTACGCGCGCACCTGAGCGCGGAGAATCTGCCGGGGATTTCGGTGGCGGTGGGCATCGGTGACCAACTGGTGTGGAGCGAGGGATTCGGTTATGCGGATCTGCGGACCCACGCGCGCCTCACGCCGCGGCACAAGTTGCGGATCGGGACGGCTTCGCAACTGATCACGTCGGCGGCGGCGGGCGTGCTGCTCGACGAAGGACGTTGGAACTTCGACGATGAGATTCAGACCTACGTACCCGAGTTTCCCCGGAAGCCCTGGCCGGTAACAGTGCGCCAGTTGCTGGGGAACACAGCGGGTATTATTCCCGACGGCGGCGACGAATCGCCTTTGTTGAGGAGGCATTGCAAAAAGCCGGTGGAGGGGCTCGCCGACTTCGCGAAGAACGACTTGATGTTCGAGCCGGGGACTCAGTACATGCAATCCGACTTCGCGTGGGTCATTGTGAGCGCCTCTATTGAGGCCGCGACCGGGAAGCCGTTCCACACGTTCGTGCGAGAACGGGTTCTGGAGCCGGCCGGGATGCGCGCTACGATGCCGGACCCGGGGCCAACCGGGCCGGACGACGACCACCCGCTGGAGAACCTGTTGCAGGACCTGATCTTCGATCCCTATGCGGTTCGCGAGACAGCGCCGGAGACCAAGCCGCAACCGGCGCCGGATCGCGCGACCTCGTACTTCCCGAGGCTCGCGGCGGACCCGACCTACGGACTGCACGGGATGGGACAAATGGACCTGTCCTGCTACTCGGGCGCCGCCGTGTTTCTTTCCACCCCATCGGATCTTGTGCGGTTCGGGATGGCGATGCAAAACGGCCGCATCCTGCGGCCGAAGACGGTGCAGTTGCTACAGTCCTCCGAACGGCTGGCCTCGGGCGAGGAAACCGGCCACGGTCTCGGATGGGACCTGGGGGAAGTATCGGTAGGCCGACAGCGCCTGCGGACCGCGAGCGGCGATGGCCGGATCGTGGGCGGAATGGCGTCCTCTCTGATAACCTTGCCCGACCACGGCATGACGGTAGCGGTCATCGCAAACATCTCCTACGCAGAGACTGCGCCGCTGGCGAGGAAGATCGTCGAGGCCTTTGCGAAGCCCGTGAGCCGGGGCGCCGAGTAG
- a CDS encoding ribbon-helix-helix protein, CopG family — MRTTLTLDDDVAARLDEEVRRSGQPFKVVVNEALRLGMDLRRPDRQGIQFTWRDLGFESGIQFESTSELLERLEGSGTE, encoded by the coding sequence GTGCGAACCACTCTCACGCTTGACGACGACGTTGCCGCGCGCCTTGACGAGGAGGTGCGACGGTCCGGGCAGCCCTTCAAAGTCGTTGTGAACGAGGCGCTTCGGCTCGGGATGGATCTTCGCCGGCCGGATCGGCAGGGGATCCAGTTCACCTGGAGAGATCTGGGGTTCGAGAGCGGCATCCAGTTCGAGAGTACGTCGGAGCTGTTGGAAAGGCTGGAGGGGTCCGGGACTGAGTGA